In Pseudomonas sp. Leaf58, one DNA window encodes the following:
- a CDS encoding porin: MYNNKNLSSRLLAAVTVSLSTLCLSGVANAEIMLYDKDQTTFSTDGYINAFYVNSDVDREGEQFDRRQSRVKMGFLPNYLGFNMGKQVDDLKLGARASFWVTINDSETNGTDTAIDVRQFYGTVANPEWGEVLIGKDFGLFARSNILLDELLAGYGQVSDTLGLVDGGGVSFGNIGSGYPYPFPTSQITYRTPVMDGLRVAVGIMDPVDTNDSSPTGKAYQENPRTESEITYQFDLGGAQIYSWVNGSYQTSDNTDSTVESVTSKGVGYGVQAKMGGLSLTGSGFQAKGINPFFTNNAGEPVLRDVDSDGYLLQGSYKFGKNRVALSYGKTKDDGNGAVGSGADYETRGVALFHDVNDNLKLVAEYNQFSIDGHETTAQNEDTDTFAVGAVLTW, encoded by the coding sequence ATGTACAACAATAAGAATCTATCCTCCCGTTTGCTGGCAGCTGTCACCGTCAGCCTGTCGACGCTTTGCCTGAGCGGCGTCGCCAACGCCGAGATCATGCTGTACGACAAGGACCAAACGACGTTTTCCACCGACGGCTACATCAACGCCTTTTACGTCAACAGCGATGTCGATCGCGAGGGTGAGCAGTTCGACCGCCGCCAGTCACGGGTGAAAATGGGCTTCTTGCCCAACTACCTGGGCTTCAACATGGGCAAGCAGGTGGATGACCTGAAACTGGGGGCGCGCGCCTCGTTCTGGGTGACCATCAACGACAGCGAAACCAACGGTACCGACACCGCCATCGACGTGCGCCAGTTCTACGGCACCGTGGCTAACCCCGAGTGGGGTGAGGTGCTGATCGGCAAGGACTTCGGGCTGTTCGCCCGCTCCAACATCTTGCTCGACGAGTTGCTGGCCGGTTATGGCCAAGTCAGCGACACCTTGGGCCTGGTGGACGGCGGCGGGGTGTCGTTCGGCAACATCGGCAGCGGCTACCCATACCCGTTCCCCACCTCGCAGATCACCTACCGCACCCCGGTAATGGACGGCCTGCGGGTGGCGGTGGGCATCATGGACCCGGTGGACACCAACGACAGCAGCCCGACCGGCAAGGCCTACCAGGAAAACCCGCGCACCGAAAGCGAGATCACCTACCAGTTCGACCTGGGCGGGGCGCAGATCTACAGCTGGGTCAACGGTAGTTACCAAACCTCTGACAATACCGACTCGACCGTGGAGTCGGTCACCTCGAAAGGTGTCGGCTACGGTGTGCAGGCGAAGATGGGTGGGCTGTCGCTGACCGGCTCGGGGTTCCAGGCCAAGGGCATCAACCCGTTCTTCACCAACAACGCCGGTGAACCGGTGCTGCGTGATGTCGACAGTGACGGCTACCTGTTGCAGGGCTCGTACAAGTTCGGCAAGAACCGCGTGGCGCTGTCCTACGGCAAGACCAAGGACGATGGCAACGGTGCAGTGGGCAGCGGGGCGGATTATGAGACCCGTGGCGTGGCGCTGTTCCACGACGTGAACGACAACCTCAAACTGGTTGCCGAGTACAACCAGTTTTCCATCGATGGGCATGAAACCACGGCCCAGAACGAAGACACCGATACCTTTGCGGTGGGCGCGGTGTTGACCTGGTAA
- a CDS encoding response regulator transcription factor, producing MYKILIADDHPLFREAIHNVISDGFQGSEVMETADLDSALALTQVHDDLDLILLDLNMPGMHGLNGLITLRNEAPTTPVVIVSAEQEKQIVLQAITYGAVGFITKSSPRSQMIEAIEQILNGNVYLPPDIIRAQKSSTSRRHNDAPSFPPEMLQALTRKQLLVLERMTKGESNKQIAYTLDIAETTVKAHVSAILRKLNVHNRVQAILSAGDIDFTDYLRR from the coding sequence ATGTACAAAATTTTGATTGCCGACGATCACCCCCTGTTTCGCGAAGCCATCCACAATGTCATCAGCGATGGTTTCCAGGGCAGCGAAGTCATGGAAACTGCCGACCTGGACAGTGCCCTGGCGCTGACCCAAGTGCACGATGACCTCGACCTGATCCTGCTCGACCTGAACATGCCCGGCATGCATGGCCTCAATGGCCTGATCACCCTGCGCAACGAGGCGCCGACCACGCCAGTGGTGATTGTCTCGGCCGAGCAGGAAAAGCAGATCGTGCTGCAGGCCATCACCTACGGTGCGGTGGGGTTCATCACCAAGTCTTCGCCGCGCTCACAGATGATCGAAGCCATCGAGCAGATCCTCAACGGTAATGTCTACCTGCCGCCCGACATCATCCGCGCCCAGAAAAGCAGCACCAGCCGGCGCCACAACGATGCCCCGAGTTTCCCGCCCGAAATGCTCCAAGCCCTGACCCGCAAACAGTTGCTGGTGCTCGAGCGCATGACCAAGGGGGAGTCGAACAAGCAGATCGCCTACACCCTGGATATCGCTGAGACCACGGTCAAGGCCCACGTTTCGGCGATCCTGCGCAAACTCAACGTACACAACCGGGTGCAGGCGATCCTCAGTGCTGGCGATATCGATTTTACTGATTACCTGCGCCGCTGA
- the nosP gene encoding nitric oxide-sensing protein NosP, protein MQQAHNDGVVSAMSQATDARLAAQELAGQLLHPHLGFVLFFCSAEYDLQALGEALEQGFGGIRLVGCTSAGEITPLGYGRNCITAVGFDHRHFSIATELIDEMERFSLIDAQQMVERLVGTCRSNTLAPIKGHSFALTLLDGLSSREEMVLAALSAALGEIPHFGGSAGDDNYLTRTHVYFGGAFHNGAAVVVLVNTWLDFEVFTTHHIQPRQEKLVVTGADSAQRRVFELNAEPAAEEYARHIGVPVAELDYRVFAAHPLAVRIHDQYYVRAIQQVHPDLSLSFYCAVENGIVLTAMNPGPLLPNLHQLFDGLHQRLGPLLLSIGCDCFLRRLELEAQGGLEPVGAFLREQRVIGFNTYGEQFNGMHINQTFTGVAIARNRPPVGR, encoded by the coding sequence ATGCAGCAGGCTCACAACGACGGGGTGGTCAGTGCCATGTCCCAGGCCACCGACGCCCGGCTAGCCGCCCAGGAACTGGCGGGCCAGTTGCTGCACCCGCACCTGGGCTTCGTGCTGTTTTTCTGCTCCGCCGAATACGACCTGCAGGCACTGGGCGAGGCCCTGGAGCAGGGTTTTGGCGGCATCCGCCTGGTCGGCTGCACCAGCGCCGGCGAAATCACCCCGCTGGGCTACGGCCGCAACTGCATAACGGCGGTGGGGTTCGATCATCGGCACTTTTCCATCGCCACCGAGCTGATCGATGAAATGGAACGCTTCAGCCTGATCGACGCGCAGCAGATGGTCGAGCGCCTAGTCGGGACCTGCCGCAGCAATACCCTGGCCCCAATCAAGGGCCACAGCTTTGCCCTGACCCTGCTCGACGGCCTGTCCAGCCGCGAGGAGATGGTGCTCGCCGCCCTCAGCGCAGCCTTGGGCGAGATTCCGCACTTTGGCGGTTCGGCCGGCGACGACAACTACCTCACGCGCACCCATGTGTATTTCGGCGGTGCGTTCCACAACGGCGCAGCGGTGGTGGTGCTGGTCAACACGTGGCTCGACTTCGAAGTGTTTACCACCCACCACATCCAGCCCCGCCAGGAAAAACTGGTGGTCACCGGTGCCGACAGTGCCCAGCGCCGGGTCTTCGAATTGAATGCCGAGCCTGCAGCCGAGGAGTACGCCCGCCACATCGGCGTGCCGGTGGCCGAACTGGACTATCGGGTATTCGCCGCTCATCCGCTGGCCGTGCGCATTCATGACCAGTATTACGTGCGGGCAATCCAGCAGGTGCACCCGGACCTCAGCCTGAGTTTTTACTGCGCGGTGGAAAACGGCATCGTGCTTACGGCCATGAACCCGGGGCCGCTGCTGCCCAACCTGCACCAACTGTTTGACGGCTTGCACCAGCGCCTCGGCCCGTTGCTGCTGAGCATCGGCTGCGATTGCTTCCTGCGGCGGCTGGAGCTGGAGGCCCAAGGTGGCCTGGAGCCAGTCGGCGCGTTTCTGCGCGAGCAGCGGGTGATCGGCTTCAACACCTACGGAGAACAGTTCAATGGCATGCATATCAACCAAACCTTCACCGGGGTCGCCATTGCCCGCAACCGGCCGCCTGTCGGCCGCTGA
- a CDS encoding PQQ-dependent catabolism-associated CXXCW motif protein produces the protein MPRALPRLPRPLLAALSLSLSLGIAQADTAPLFSAAGYRTSLYRSPTPQQVEGGQVIDTATLQTLLTQQPRPVLIDVYRRQWLQGRFIEDEPHSNIPGSRWLANTGDGELAPAWQGYFARNLQQATAGRTEQPLVFYCRSDCWLSWNAVKRATALGYKNLYWYRDGLDAWQQAKLPLQPAQPEPFP, from the coding sequence ATGCCACGTGCCCTGCCCCGGCTGCCACGCCCTTTGCTGGCGGCGCTTTCGCTGAGTCTGTCGCTGGGCATCGCCCAGGCCGACACCGCGCCGTTGTTTTCCGCCGCAGGCTATCGCACCAGCCTCTATCGCAGCCCAACGCCGCAGCAGGTCGAGGGCGGCCAGGTCATCGACACCGCCACCCTGCAAACGCTGCTCACCCAGCAACCCCGGCCAGTGCTGATCGATGTCTATCGCCGCCAATGGCTGCAAGGCCGTTTCATCGAAGATGAACCCCACAGCAACATCCCCGGCAGCCGCTGGCTGGCCAATACCGGCGACGGCGAACTGGCCCCAGCCTGGCAGGGCTATTTCGCCCGCAACCTGCAACAAGCCACCGCCGGGCGCACCGAGCAACCGCTGGTGTTTTACTGCCGCTCGGATTGCTGGTTAAGCTGGAACGCGGTAAAACGCGCGACAGCCCTGGGCTATAAGAACCTGTATTGGTACCGCGACGGCCTGGACGCCTGGCAACAAGCCAAGCTGCCGCTGCAACCGGCGCAACCGGAGCCCTTCCCCTGA
- the pstA gene encoding phosphate ABC transporter permease PstA has translation MTDLSTPVNALPSLQRKLEGRALRSLVLTTLAWCAAVVASVPLISVLYMLITRGGARLNLEVFTELPPTGFEMGGGFGNAMAGTFVMVGIAAAIAVPVGILAAVFLAELGPDSKLANAARFAAKMLTGLPSILAGVFAYALVVMTTGTYSAPAGGVALAVLMLPIVVLTAEESMKMVPKIMKDAAYGMGCTRAQVICKIVLPTGMPAILTGVMLAVARAAGETAPLLFTALFSNYWILHDGDLAVMNPTASLAVLIYNFSGMPFDNQLELAWAASLVLVMIVLVINILSRVFGKPKY, from the coding sequence ATGACAGACCTCTCTACCCCTGTTAACGCGTTGCCCAGCCTGCAGCGCAAGCTGGAAGGCCGTGCCCTGCGCAGCCTGGTGTTGACCACGCTGGCATGGTGTGCGGCAGTGGTGGCCAGTGTGCCGCTGATTTCCGTGTTGTACATGCTGATCACCCGCGGCGGCGCACGCCTTAACCTTGAGGTGTTCACCGAGCTGCCACCTACCGGCTTCGAGATGGGCGGGGGCTTTGGCAACGCCATGGCCGGTACCTTCGTCATGGTCGGTATTGCCGCGGCCATTGCCGTGCCGGTCGGTATCCTGGCAGCGGTGTTCCTCGCCGAACTCGGCCCGGACAGCAAGCTGGCCAACGCCGCGCGCTTCGCCGCCAAGATGCTCACCGGCTTGCCGTCGATCCTGGCCGGGGTATTCGCCTACGCCCTGGTGGTGATGACCACCGGTACCTACTCCGCGCCGGCAGGCGGCGTGGCCTTGGCGGTACTGATGCTGCCCATCGTCGTGCTGACGGCAGAAGAGTCGATGAAGATGGTGCCCAAAATCATGAAAGATGCCGCCTACGGCATGGGCTGCACCCGTGCGCAGGTGATCTGCAAAATCGTCCTGCCCACCGGTATGCCGGCCATTCTGACCGGCGTCATGCTGGCCGTGGCACGGGCCGCTGGCGAGACCGCGCCGCTGCTGTTCACTGCGCTGTTCAGCAACTACTGGATCCTGCATGACGGCGACCTGGCGGTCATGAACCCGACGGCATCGCTTGCCGTACTGATTTACAACTTCTCCGGCATGCCATTCGACAACCAGCTCGAGCTCGCCTGGGCGGCCTCGCTGGTACTGGTAATGATTGTGCTGGTAATCAACATTTTGAGCCGAGTATTCGGCAAGCCCAAGTATTGA
- the pstB gene encoding phosphate ABC transporter ATP-binding protein PstB, giving the protein MDCKLDKIFYGNFMAVRDSHVPIRKNEITGFIGPSGCGKSTVLRSLNRMNDLVKGFRFEGHVHFLGQDVYGKGVDPVVVRRYIGMVFQQPNPFSMSIFDNVAFGLRLNRYKGDIGDRVKHALQGAALWDEVKDKLKVSGLSLSGGQQQRLCIARAIATEPEVLLLDEPCSALDPIATRRVEELMVELKKDYTIALVTHNMQQAIRVADTTAFFSVDITQGSRTGYLVEMGPTTQIFQDPREQLTADYISGKFS; this is encoded by the coding sequence ATGGACTGCAAGCTGGACAAGATCTTCTACGGCAATTTCATGGCCGTGCGCGACAGCCATGTGCCGATCAGGAAAAACGAGATCACCGGCTTCATCGGGCCGTCTGGCTGCGGCAAGAGTACCGTGCTGCGTAGCCTCAACCGCATGAACGACCTGGTGAAGGGCTTCCGCTTTGAAGGCCACGTGCACTTTCTTGGGCAAGATGTGTATGGCAAGGGCGTCGACCCTGTGGTCGTGCGCCGCTACATCGGCATGGTGTTCCAGCAGCCGAACCCGTTTTCGATGAGCATCTTCGACAATGTCGCCTTCGGCCTGCGCCTGAATCGCTACAAGGGCGACATTGGCGACCGCGTCAAGCACGCGCTGCAGGGCGCGGCGCTGTGGGACGAAGTCAAGGACAAGCTCAAGGTCAGCGGCCTGTCGCTGTCCGGCGGCCAGCAGCAGCGTCTGTGCATTGCCCGCGCCATCGCCACCGAGCCGGAAGTGCTGTTGCTGGACGAGCCTTGCTCGGCACTCGACCCTATCGCCACCCGCCGGGTGGAAGAACTGATGGTCGAGCTGAAAAAGGACTACACCATCGCGCTGGTCACCCACAACATGCAGCAGGCGATTCGGGTGGCGGACACCACGGCGTTCTTCTCGGTCGACATCACCCAGGGCTCCCGCACCGGCTACCTGGTGGAAATGGGCCCGACCACGCAGATTTTCCAGGACCCGCGTGAGCAACTGACAGCTGACTACATCAGCGGCAAGTTCAGCTGA
- a CDS encoding NahK/ErcS family hybrid sensor histidine kinase/response regulator: protein MACISTKPSPGSPLPATGRLSAAELQAEVSRLQHENHKLQRINGALIERIESGVTRGNDPYAAFQHSVVLAEQVRERTDALNQAMAELKAVNYLLSEARQRAETAHQHQIRLITDNVPALIAYLNADLVYEFTNKVYEQWYCWPHGVMLGQSLREAHSEQHYQRLEAYVARALAGESVTFEFAETNINGQERYMLRSYVPNRLANGDVVGIFVLIRDITERRNTAQALHQAYQHLEQRVRERTAELTSLNHQLLREIDERSRAESRLREAKREAEQANLSKTKFLAAVSHDLLQPLNAARLFTSALLERREPQNSAHLVRNVSNSLEDVENLLGTLVDISKLDAGVIKADVAPFALSELMDNLAAEYAQVARSEGLELHFVGCSAVVRSDIQLLARILRNLLSNAIRYTRSGRVVLGCRRQRGGVRIEVWDSGIGIAEEHLEEMFQEFKRGDVQRPDQDRGLGLGLAIVEKIAGILGHRIRVRSWLGKGSMFAVEVPLSATAPKAQPSQGISPLMLERLRGARVWVLDNDAAICAGMRTLLEGWGCRVVTALSEEDLARQVDNYHAEADLLIADYHLDNDCNGVDAVARINARRAQPLPALMITANYSNELKQQIRELGHTLMHKPVRPMKLKTAMSHLLASSQG from the coding sequence ATGGCATGCATATCAACCAAACCTTCACCGGGGTCGCCATTGCCCGCAACCGGCCGCCTGTCGGCCGCTGAATTGCAGGCCGAGGTAAGCCGGCTGCAGCACGAAAACCACAAGTTGCAGCGGATCAACGGCGCATTGATCGAGCGCATCGAGTCGGGGGTAACGCGGGGCAACGACCCCTATGCGGCGTTTCAGCACTCGGTGGTGCTCGCCGAGCAAGTGCGTGAGCGCACCGATGCGCTGAACCAGGCCATGGCTGAGCTCAAGGCCGTCAACTACCTGCTCAGCGAAGCCCGGCAGCGGGCAGAGACGGCCCACCAGCACCAGATCCGCCTGATCACCGACAACGTCCCGGCGCTGATCGCCTACCTGAATGCCGACCTGGTCTACGAATTTACCAACAAGGTCTATGAACAGTGGTACTGCTGGCCGCACGGCGTGATGCTGGGCCAGAGCCTGCGCGAGGCCCACAGCGAGCAACACTACCAACGCCTAGAAGCCTACGTGGCGCGGGCGCTGGCGGGCGAGAGCGTTACCTTCGAGTTTGCTGAAACCAACATCAACGGCCAGGAGCGCTACATGCTGCGCTCCTACGTCCCCAACCGCCTGGCCAACGGCGATGTGGTGGGCATTTTCGTGTTGATCCGCGACATCACTGAGCGGCGCAACACTGCGCAGGCGCTGCACCAGGCCTACCAGCACCTCGAACAACGGGTACGCGAGCGCACCGCCGAGCTGACCAGCCTCAACCACCAACTGCTGCGCGAAATCGACGAGCGTAGCCGCGCCGAATCGCGCCTGCGCGAAGCCAAGCGCGAGGCCGAGCAGGCCAACCTGTCGAAAACCAAGTTCCTCGCGGCGGTCAGCCATGACCTGCTGCAACCGCTGAACGCGGCGCGGTTGTTCACCAGTGCCTTGCTCGAGCGCCGCGAGCCGCAAAACAGTGCGCACTTGGTGCGCAATGTCAGCAACTCGCTGGAAGACGTGGAAAACCTGCTTGGCACCCTGGTGGATATTTCCAAGCTCGATGCCGGGGTGATCAAAGCCGATGTCGCCCCGTTCGCCCTCAGCGAGCTGATGGACAACCTGGCTGCCGAATACGCCCAGGTGGCGCGCAGCGAGGGGCTTGAGCTGCACTTCGTCGGCTGTTCTGCGGTGGTGCGCAGTGACATCCAGTTGCTGGCGCGGATTCTGCGCAACCTGCTCAGCAATGCCATCCGCTACACCCGCAGCGGGCGCGTGGTCCTGGGGTGTCGGCGCCAGCGTGGCGGCGTGCGCATCGAAGTGTGGGACAGCGGTATCGGCATTGCCGAAGAGCACCTGGAAGAAATGTTCCAGGAGTTCAAGCGCGGCGACGTGCAACGCCCGGATCAGGACCGTGGCTTGGGCTTGGGCCTGGCGATCGTGGAAAAGATCGCGGGTATCCTCGGCCACCGGATTCGGGTGCGCTCCTGGCTTGGTAAAGGCTCCATGTTCGCCGTCGAAGTGCCGCTGAGCGCCACCGCGCCCAAGGCCCAGCCAAGCCAGGGCATCAGCCCGCTGATGCTCGAACGCCTGCGCGGGGCGCGGGTGTGGGTGCTGGATAACGATGCGGCGATTTGCGCCGGCATGCGCACCTTGCTGGAGGGGTGGGGCTGCCGGGTGGTCACCGCATTGTCGGAAGAGGACCTGGCCCGCCAGGTGGACAACTACCACGCCGAAGCCGACCTGCTGATCGCCGACTACCACCTGGACAACGACTGCAATGGCGTTGATGCGGTGGCGCGGATCAACGCCCGTCGCGCCCAGCCGTTACCGGCGCTGATGATCACCGCCAACTACAGCAATGAGCTGAAGCAACAAATCCGCGAGCTGGGCCACACCCTGATGCACAAGCCGGTGCGGCCGATGAAGCTGAAGACGGCGATGAGCCATTTGCTAGCCAGCAGCCAGGGTTAG